A region of the Passer domesticus isolate bPasDom1 chromosome Z, bPasDom1.hap1, whole genome shotgun sequence genome:
CCTGGTGGGCTACAAAGTGTGAGCTCTCGATGTTTTGCcgggtcccagtctggagcaggttcgAATGGTTCcaagaaaggggaaagaaaaacagtaaaggGAAAACTCAGACTGCCTTAGCcagctaaactaactaactaactaaaaagcaaaaggagtgtGGTGCTCTACCCCAACTGTGCCTAGACAACAACACTGGAGTTCCGTGTTCCAGCAGACTGCGGGGCAGAGTGCAGTTGATAACAAAACTCTGTGCTCCCTCTTCTCCTGACACCTACTGTCTGATCCAGTCTTGGAGGCACAGAATATaacatccagcataaacagaacatgTGACTGGGGGTGCAAGCATCATAATGTCACCCCAGAACAGAAGCCAAATGTACAAGAAGTCACCAGAAAAGCAGAGTCCTTCCAGTGTCAGGTGCActgaagagaagcagctgccaaTGGTTCTGGACCCAGAGCACAGCTGTCTAAGGATCCTGTGTTTTGAGGACTTCTCCATTTGTGTGTGCAGCAAGGGAAGCCTttgcctgctctggctgtggctggaCACTATTTTCCCTGCAAGCTGGAAAAGGAATCTGTGTCTAGAGGATTTCCTCCAATGGCTGTTACAGGGCTTCAGGCTTCTCAGAAGGCCTGAGTGGTGGTGCTTGGGTTTAGCAAACAGACTCCAAGGAGAGATGTGAGAAGACCCAACTGGTAAATTCCTGGAAGAATCAGACACATGGACAgatagagaaaagaaaaaggagaaaagaccCAGAGAAGAATCTGTCGTGTTCCACTTACTGTTTGCCCAAGGACTTTTTTCCCGTTGGACTGCAGTGTTTTGCACTTGCAGGGACTAAAGGATatctttctctgctgctgttttgtttctaggggTTTCGGCactgtgtgcatggcagtggAGTCTGCCACAGGAGAAGAGGTAAGCGTCAAGCAGCGCcgcagcttctgcagctctcgagtgccctcccctctgctgtgagctgtggctgagctttgggtcgccagcagagctttgctgcaaAGGCAAATGGAGTGCAGAGCAATGTTTGCCTGCCAAATACAGTGGGGACAGATTTTGTCcttcccagctgccccaggggatgCAAGGAGGCCAAGCGGTATCGTTCAGAGGAGGACACGCTGGCTGGGTCTAAGTGCCCAGGTGGTGTCTCAGAGCATGGCACTGCTCTTTGGGGCTGCAGGGTtcctgaattctcatttctggctgTTAGCCAATACATGGGAATCGTGCTGGTAGTTCTGtagccacctgcagtgctgcccttgggatctgtACTTAGAGAGAGAGAGGTCTGCAAGGAGTCTGTCAAGGGCctaagccctgctcagagcctggggTACATCCCTAAAGGATCCAGGCTTGggttatttctttttacagtcAGGCAGTAATTGCAAATATCAGTGGTGTGAAGTAAAGTATTTTAGTGGAATGAAATGCAAATTCCTGAAGTGAGGAAGTGCTAGGATTGTCTATTTTGTCCTTAATGATGGTTTCATCATCATGgcattttttctgtgaaataagTAGGGTTGTATTTCTTAGGGGGAATAACCCTCAGGATGATTTTAGGACAGCATTGTATCTGTCCTGTCTGTAAGAGTTTGCTTTGTAGTTGTGCAATGGAGAATGCCAGTGGTTGCTGGAGGAATGATCAAGCCCCCTAGAAGTGCCCAAGGTTTCCCAGCACTTTTGCTCCATTTTTACTGGCACAAAATGGCTTCCTGCTTGCAAGAGGTGTGTCAATGACAATGGGAATGATAAAGtaaggccctgggggaagacgGTGGGCACAGTGAGTGTTGTTAGAGGTTTGAGGTGGAGAGCTTAGACCCTGTTTACAAGGCAAAGGGTATCTGTCTCTCTGTCCAGGGAGGTGCCCAAGCAAGCAGTCTGATGTCCAGTCACAGGGCAGtttggcccagcccagctgggctacGGTCATCCCATAATCACTGTCTCCATCTTCGCCTTGTGGACGTGTGCCACACACTTCTTTGGTTCATGGTTTTCCATGTTGTTTTAGGTGGCCATCAAGAAAATTAGTCTCCTgcaagggagcagcagtgaGCTGTGCCTGAATGAAATCCAGGTCATGCGTGGCACTAAGAATGCCAACCTTGTGAACTATGTAGACAGGTGAGTGGTTCTGCTGTCCTGCCATGAAAGGTCATTCACATCCTGCAAGCCAGAGGTTCAACCACTCCTTTGGGCGCTTGCAAAAGAGGATGGAGCTGTTAATTCCTGTTTCTGGGCTGATTTACAGCATCTTGGAAGGAGATTGCATTGGGGCTGCATTAATCTTTCCTGGCATACCTAGTGTGAAGGGCGCTTTCAAAGACAGGACTGGGCCCTGTCTTACTGAGCCAACAGCCTCCAAGTTCCTGTCCTCTCTCCacattgttttgttgggtttggggtttgatttTTCCCCTGGGTTTGAAGTGCTAACAAAGCACTGTCTATTGTATTTCCCTTGGCCTGTTGCATTGGTGTGGATACCGAGctgtcttttacactgcacagAGTTCAAACCCTGTAGAGCATAGTGAATGACTACTCACTTCCTCCTGTGTTCCTCtgagagagacacagaaaacAAGAATCCACCAGGTCATGTAAGTGCATGCCTTCATCTCCATGCTGTTGTTTCCTCCTTTCAGCTACCTGGTGGACGAGGAACTCTGGCTCGTGATGGAATACATGGACGGAGGTTCTTTACATGATGTCATCAGGGAGACTCACATGGCAGAAGGAGAGATAGCAGCTGTCTCTCGGGAGGTAAGGGATGGCGCTTGTGCTTCCCATGGCTTGGTCGGGATGGTCCTTCCAAATGGGTGATaaggagaggagagatttcATCTTCCAAGACTTTCTCTTATGTCCTTGGCAGTAGCAAGACCATCTGAagtgcctgccagtgtccctgcccttcttcTAGCGTGTTTGTGTTTGCCTCTCTAAACACTTCCCTGatgcctgtgtgtgctgcattcCTTCCCTGTAAGGGCAAAGGTGATGGTGGCGCAAAGTGAAGCAAGGGGCAAAGACAAAGAGATACTCACAGGActctcccagagctcagcctcaaAGGAGAGCCTTGCACCCAAAGTGGTGTTTGCAAAGGCATCCACTGCTGTCTGGCTGGagagagcacagccactgcagcagggctccttcAGCCTGTGTTTGCCGAGCACTGGCCAGAGGAACAATTGCCCCTTCTCTCTCAGAAGCAAACACACCCTCACTTAGAAAGGCACTGCTGTCCTCGTGGTGGAGCAGCAGGCTCTTGCCCttgccagcagcctgtcctgccatGGCTCACCATCCCCCAGGAAGTCGGTGTTTCAGATGTGCCACTTCCCTGCTTCTGGGATGAAATCCACTTAGGCtcgtgtttctttttcctctctcagtgcctgcaaggcctggaTTTCCTGCACTCCAATCAAGTGATCCACCGCGATATCAAAAGCCACAACATTCTCCTGGGCTTGGATGGATCTGTCAAGTTGGGTGGGTGTTGCTGGCCAGGCTCAGCCGTGGCGGGCTGCggtgtggggctgcctttgggtGGCTGCCAGTTCCCTGCAGAGGggcctgtggcagtgcaggctgccctgctgcaagcacagagcacagccacaaggTGCAGAGAGGTGTTGCTGGGAAGAAGGGCCCAGGAGTGGCTTTGGGttgtgtgtgtcccttcccaagCAAGGCAGTTTCAGTCTAATAGCTTCAGGGACTAAAAGCCACTGCCTGAAACTGGGGACTTTTGCTAAGTGGCCAATTCTGTATTTCCTCGGCTGCAGGCTGAGGAATGGCTGTATGGCCCCTTTACAGCTGGGTTCCACACTGCATTCTTGGACGTTGGTACAGtggggatttcttttgtttgctttcctaatTCACGCTGGCTTGATCAGAgtggtttttcctcctcagctgattttggccttgctgctcagctcactgctgagcagagcaAACGGAGATCAGCTGTTGGGACTACTTACTGGATGGCGCCAGAAATTTTCACCAGGAAGCCctatggccccaaagtggacatctgGTCTTTTGGAATTGTGGGGATCGAGATGGTGGAAGGAGCGCCTCCGTACCTGATGAAAACCTCCCGCACGGtacgctgcagctgctctcagatACTGCTGTCACCCTGACAAAATCTGCTCCCATCCTTCTGCCTGGGAAGCTTGCCAACACCTGAAAATGATAGGTTCCAGGCTGCACAGTCTCTTGTGCTTCTTGGCCAGATCATCCCCTTGCCATTTTTGTGCATGAACAACACCAAAAAATCGTGATGCCTTTTGCTTGGCAGAAGCTTTGcctcagggagcagggagcagtgctgagctgcattttgtggaataatccttggaaatagtAGAATGAGATGGAAGTCCTTCTTTTAAAATGCCTGAAGAGGTGGTGTCAGTGCTCAGAGAAGCAAAGTGTGCTgttgctgatggagctgctgctaaTTCCAGCAGCCAGTGAAATCAGGGGTCAAGGCAAGAGCCTTTGCATACTGGACTGGCTATGGCTGCCTCTGGCTTTGGGTTGTTTTAGTAGGGCTAGGAAAGGCATCTGGCACCCTGTGGCAGGGAGTAAAGTGCCACTGGAGAGTGGAGCTTGTCCAGTGGGGTCTGTGTGAGCAGTTTGGGGTGCAAAGGAGACAGGTAGAGTGTggcatttccttcttctctaggtTCAACAGCTGATAAGCACCGGGGCCCCCCCGAAGCTGcagaagcccaggcagcagtcgGCGTGGCTGCGAGacttcctgcactgctgcctggagagggacGAGGACAGGCGCTGGTCTGCCcaggaacttctgcaggtaaAAGGCAAAGCGGCTGCACGTCCTGGATGTGCAGACAGCATTGCACAGAATGCCCTCCTTTCTGTATCTTTCTGGTAGCCAGAGAAAGCCTGTTTCAGCCTGTGGGGAAAGTAGAAGttcattgcttctttttctctttgggcaGCATCCGTTTGTTACATCAGCCAAGCCGACCTCCACCCTGGTGCCTCTGATCATGGCCACACAGCAGTTTATGTCTGGCAGGAGATACTAGCCCTGGAAGAggcctttgttgttgtttgtagTTTGTAGTCTGTAGTTTCTAGCTCGTAGTTTGTAGTTTGTTTAGAGTGAATAAAtactataataaataaaatcttcactGTGTTGGAACTTCTCTTTGTTCTCACCTTGTGAATAGGCTCTAAATTTCTTCTGAATGGTCTGGTGTTTCTCCAAGGTGGGAAGACCCATGGATGGGGTTTGTGACATGGTTTGTTTGTGAGCAAAGGTCATCTTCCTTCATCGCCTCCAGGCCACAACCTCTTGTGGAGATACAGGCTTGCAGCTGTGActagaggagcagagcaggacagaatGGAGCCGAGcagtggtgtcactgctggggatgctgctgtgcctgtggttgTGTTGCAGCTCTTGGGAAAGGTTGGGagtgtctgtgttgctgtgggcagagggggagGGATCCAGGCTTCTCCACAGTATCAGGCACAGGTGAGTGTCCAGTGGGAAGGCAAGTTCTGCCATGGGAACTGAGGCCAACATGAGGGAGTGAAAACTTGTTCAGTTTGGATCTGTGTGAGCC
Encoded here:
- the LOC135290776 gene encoding serine/threonine-protein kinase PAK 3-like; translation: MAVESATGEEVAIKKISLLQGSSSELCLNEIQVMRGTKNANLVNYVDSYLVDEELWLVMEYMDGGSLHDVIRETHMAEGEIAAVSRECLQGLDFLHSNQVIHRDIKSHNILLGLDGSVKLADFGLAAQLTAEQSKRRSAVGTTYWMAPEIFTRKPYGPKVDIWSFGIVGIEMVEGAPPYLMKTSRTVRCSCSQILLSP